From Phycodurus eques isolate BA_2022a chromosome 13, UOR_Pequ_1.1, whole genome shotgun sequence, a single genomic window includes:
- the rb1cc1 gene encoding RB1-inducible coiled-coil protein 1 isoform X2 codes for MARIPLLECLTRQSHREQMKKSASTTEKDSDETEEEKSTDSVLCAPASQQGHKVPGSAETSKCEGAGERDTCQMAHSGGLRAALLDEDIPTLGHVPQFNVTLLDWINVQDRPNDVESVVRKCFESINRLDPRIIQPFLADCRDTIAKLDNQNMKAIKGLEDRLYALDQMIASCKKLVNEQKELAQGFLANQKRAENLKDTSVLPDLCLSHTNQLMIMLNNHRKLLDIKKKCTTAKQELANNLQVRLKWCCYVMLHADQDGEKLQALLRLLTELVERVRVVEALSTVPQMYCLAVVEVVRRKMFVRHYREWAYALVKDGKQLYEAEKFKRETFGKLFRKSFLRNRLFRGLDAWPPTSFCTRKPRRFDDELPDISLDDLQYLKSCCPAEVQPFLMVPTMCDFEPLNRHVEKLHQLVQAAQSLDEMSQTITNLLSEQRVSCSQSSHRSNVLTPRSAETPPGLAATSKAPASLSLQGASSRPLHVPAPLEDLSPDSIDAQTFDFETIGHPNMDPVLQPGSLDLDSLAESPESDFMSAVNVFVIEDNLTSPNPISDPTSPEMMVESLYSSVINAIDNKRMQDTTTLEREKTRIAVLHQAMDNYRLAAEESHSNLRCLKDDLCRLRSQVLKEQNDFGFSLRSVSTEVRDMVDNICQALELELKEQHQSELVAVQQAYEKQVRVLTEDNQVNQSIVRDVQRAMLELEGLMERKEKELTHLEGDKVLWLEMESSLREKIKKSEELMSDRAAEHEKLLACRDSLKSQLENLHFEIERGQQKIRQELEAEAQLQLKELEDRMKVEHTAEVGNLKGDHQEALEHIAVDNMAKLKEIREHHNTALKEKDLQIKDLEVRFADLAELRCKVEMELALKETELDEARVLLEETKMQQAEAVSSQVAAETQVLKEELAKTKEELQVKNEEYEMDRAELKSLLKIEKDHCISELVDRHEKEMALLQSELSSLQQQAQDDDRSQAEQLQSLKRELDQQVSSLNEEKELQLRNFQELEQELRTMSSNLQAENKLLSKRLEEEGSDEALKMLQLKNKEMENRLSDRIRQLENELRERPLSGETALPVCTESPTDTPLSLDSASLQTQLELLERRKNEEIQNLKTSLIAEQQTNFNTVVTRERLKKEQIISELTEKLQNVTQQQEKDKALIETLSEDRASVMQEKKHLEEELNRLRSTTPVSSAIFTTHSSAHEVTGACSSELLADTDRLTSVATLTDDEHVDSAVEASMVTVHDNIFMSEEKQRILLLERTLHMKEEENKRLSQRLMSQSMSSVSSRHSDKIAIRDFQVGDLVLIILDERHDNYVLFTVGPTLYFLHSESLTALDLKPASGTSRRPWVLGKVMEKEYCQAKKAQNRFKVPLGTKFYRVKAVPWNRRV; via the exons ATGGCCAGGATCCCTCTGCTGGAATGTTTGACGAGACAAAGTCACAGAGAGCAGATGAAGAAATCCGCCTCCACAACGGAGAAAGATTCCGACGAgacggaagaagaaaaatccaCCGACTCTGTGCTATGTGCCCCCGCTTCACAGCAGGGCCACAAAGTACCAGGTTCTGCAGAGACGTCCAAGTGCGAAGGTGCTGGTGAACGGGACACGTGTCAAATGGCGCACAGCGGAGGGCTTAGGGCCGCGCTGCTGGATGAAGACATCCCCACGCTCGGCCATGTGCCCCAATTCAATGTCACGCTCTTGGACTGGATCAATGTGCAGGATCGACCTAATGATGTAGAGTCTGTTGTAAGGAAATGCTTTGAGTCCATCAACAGG CTTGACCCACGGATCATTCAACCCTTCCTGGCAGACTGTCGCGACACCATCGCCAAGCTGgataatcaaaacatgaaagcCATCAAGGGGCTGGAGGACCGGCTGTACGCTCTCGACCAGATGATCGCAAGCTGCAAGAAGTTGGTCAATGAACAAAAAGAACTTGCTCAG GGatttttagccaatcagaagcggGCTGAAAACCTGAAGGACACATCTGTTCTGCCCGACCTGTGTCTGAGTCACACCAACCAGCTGATGATCATGTTGAACAACCACAGGAAGCTGCTGGACATCAAAAAGAAGTGCACCACTGCCAAACAGGAGCTTGCAAACAACCTACAAGTCCGACTCAA ATGGTGCTGCTATGTGATGCTCCATGCAGACCAGGATGGTGAGAAGCTTCAAGCTCTCCTCCGACTCCTCACCGAGCTCGTGGAAAGGGTGCGTGTGGTGGAAGCCCTCAGTACAGTCCCCCAGATGTACTGCTTGGCGGTGGTGGAAGTCGTCCGTAGGAAAATGTTCGTACGACACTATAGAGAG tggGCTTATGCACTTGTGAAAGATGGCAAACAACTGTACGAGGCGGAGAAGTTCAAAAGGGAGACGTTCGGGAAACTCTTCA gaaAGTCCTTCCTCCGAAATCGCTTGTTTCGAGGGCTTGATGCGTGGCCTCCGACATCATTTTGT ACACGGAAACCTCGAAGATTTGATGATGAACTTCCAGACATCTCCCTTGATGACTTGCAATACTTGAAGTCGTGTTGTCCTGCGGAGGTGCAGCCTTTCCTCAT GGTGCCGACGATGTGTGACTTTGAGCCCTTGAATCGGCACGTGGAGAAGCTCCATCAGCTGGTCCAAGCTGCACAGAGTTTGGACGAGATGTCTCAAACTATCACTAACCTGCTGAGTGAACAAAGG gtaTCATGTAGCCAGAGCTCGCACAGGTCAAACGTGTTGACGCCGAGGTCTGCAGAGACCCCACCTGGGCTGGCCGCAACCTCCAAAGCTCCCGCCTCTCTCAGCCTTCAAGGAGCCAGCTCTCGTCCGCTACACGTTCCCGCCCCTTTAGAAGACCTTTCTCCGGACAGCATTGACGCGCAGACGTTTGACTTTGAAACCATCGGCCATCCCAACATGGATCCCGTCCTGCAACCTGGCTCCCTGGACCTGGATTCCCTGGCGGAGAGCCCAGAGTCCGACTTCATGTCCGCCGTCAATGTATTTGTGATAGAGGATAACCTAACCTCCCCGAACCCCATCAGTGACCCGACCAGCCCCGAAATGATGGTGGAATCTTTGTACTCGTCCGTCATCAACGCCATCGACAACAAGCGCATGCAGGACACCACAACGCTGGAGAGGGAGAAGACCAGAATTGCCGTGCTCCATCAAGCGATGGACAACTATCGATTGGCTGCGGAGGAGTCCCACTCCAACTTGAGGTGTTTAAAGGACGACTTGTGTCGCTTGCGAAGTCAGGTCTTGAAAGAACAAAACGACTTTGGCTTTTCCCTGAGGAGTGTAAGCACAGAGGTTCGCGACATGGTGGACAACATCTGCCAGGCGCTTGAACTGGAGCTTAAAGAGCAGCACCAGAGCGAGCTAGTCGCTGTTCAGCAAGCGTATGAGAAGCAGGTTCGCGTGCTAACAGAGGACAACCAAGTCAACCAGAGCATCGTGCGAGATGTGCAGCGAGCCATGCTGGAGCTTGAGGGGCTGATGGAGCGCAAAGAAAAAGAACTCACCCACCTGGAGGGTGACAAGGTGCTTTGGCTCGAAATGGAGAGCAGCCTGAGAGAGAAGATCAAGAAGTCGGAGGAGCTGATGAGCGATCGAGCTGCGGAGCACGAGAAGCTCTTGGCTTGCAGAGACTCTCTGAAAAGTCAGCTGGAGAATTTGCATTTCGAGATCGAACGTGGCCAGCAGAAGATCAGGCAGGAGCTGGAGGCTGAGGCGCAGTTGCAGTTGAAGGAGCTTGAGGATAGAATGAAGGTGGAACATACAGCAGAAGTGGGTAACCTCAAAGGGGATCATCAGGAGGCTTTGGAACACATTGCTGTTGACAACATGGCTAAGCTAAAGGAGATAAGAGAACACCATAACACTGCTCTGAAAGAGAAAGACCTTCAAATAAAAGACCTGGAGGTTCGCTTTGCCGATCTTGCAGAACTGCGTTGCAAAGTGGAGATGGAGTTGGCTCTCAAAGAAACAGAATTAGATGAGGCGAGGGTCCTCCTGGAGGAGACAAAGATGCAGCAGGCCGAGGCAGTGAGCTCCCAGGTAGCAGCGGAGACGCAAGTACTCAAAGAAGAGCTTGCAAAGACCAAAGAAGAGTTACAGGTGAAAAATGAGGAGTACGAGATGGACAGAGCCGAGCTGAAGAGCCTCTTGAAGATTGAGAAGGACCACTGCATATCGGAGCTGGTGGACAGACATGAGAAGGAGATGGCGCTTTTGCAAAGCGAGCTATCCTCCCTGCAGCAGCAGGCCCAGGATGATGACAGGAGCCAAGCCGAGCAGCTACAGAGCCTCAAACGAGAGTTGGACCAGCAGGTGTCTTCTCTAAATGAAGAAAAGGAGCTGCAGTTGAGGAATTTTCAAGAACTGGAGCAAGAGTTGAGGACTATGAGCAGTAATCTGCAGGcagaaaacaaacttttaagtAAAAGACTAGAGGAGGAAGGCTCAGATGAGGCTTTGAAGATGTTGCAGCTGAAAAATAAGGAGATGGAAAACAGACTATCTGACAGGATTCGACAACTTGAAAATGAGCTTCGAGAAAGGCCGTTATCGGG TGAGACAGCGCTACCAGTGTGCACCGAGAGCCCCACAGATACACCTCTCTCTCTGGACTCGGCTTCCCTGCAGACACAGCTGGAGCTCCTGGAGAGGAGGAAGAATGAGGAGATCCAGAACCTCAAGACCTCCTTGATAGCAGAACAACAG ACAAACTTCAACACTGTTGTGACGCGTGAAAGGCTGAAGAAGGAGCAGATCATCAGTGAGCTCACAGAGAAGCTGCAGAATGTCACTCAACAGCAGGAAAAGGACAAAG CTTTGATAGAGACTCTCTCTGAGGACCGAGCCAGCGTGATGCAGGAGAAGAAGCACCTGGAAGAGGAGCTGAACCGCCTGCGTAGCACCACTCCAGTTTCCTCGGCCATCTTCACCACCCACTCGTCGGCGCACGAGGTCACCGGAGCGTGTTCCTCCGAGCTCCTGGCCGATACCGACAGACTGACCTCTGTGGCCACCTTGACGGACGATGAGCATGTCGACTCTGCAGTGGAGGCCAGCATGGTGACAGTCCA tgATAACATCTTCATGTCAGAGGAAAAGCAGAGGATACTCTTACTTGAGAGg ACGTTACACATGAAGGAGGAAGAGAACAAGCGCCTCAGTCAAAGACTG ATGTCTCAAAGCATGTCTTCAGTGTCCTCGCGGCATTCTGACAAAATCGCCATTAGAGA TTTTCAGGTAGGCGATTTGGTTCTCATCATCCTGGATGAAAGACACGACAACTACGTGCTGTTCACCGTTGGCCCCACGCTCTACTTCCTGCACTCTGAGTCGCTCACTGCGCTCGACCTCAAACCGG CCTCGGGGACGTCAAGGCGGCCGTGGGTGCTCGGAAAAGTGATGGAGAAGGAGTATTGCCAGGCTAAAAAG GCCCAGAACAGATTCAAGGTTCCTCTAGGAACCAAATTCTACAGAGTCAAAGCTGTTCCGTGGAACAGAAGAGTTTAA
- the rb1cc1 gene encoding RB1-inducible coiled-coil protein 1 isoform X1 has protein sequence MKLYVFQVNNGSTLTFDTDLAVQTVLELKHAIQAKYKIAIQHQILVVNGGECMAAERRVCSYSAGTETNPIFLFNKEMILSDRDPTIPKTTFSIESEIQVKVEESLLMPAVFHTVASRTQLALEMYEVANKLSSFCERLVHDEHLQHQGWAAIMANLDDCTLSYQKLLLKFDTAYSTYQHDLEEIKFKLTKLGTAVSVMARIPLLECLTRQSHREQMKKSASTTEKDSDETEEEKSTDSVLCAPASQQGHKVPGSAETSKCEGAGERDTCQMAHSGGLRAALLDEDIPTLGHVPQFNVTLLDWINVQDRPNDVESVVRKCFESINRLDPRIIQPFLADCRDTIAKLDNQNMKAIKGLEDRLYALDQMIASCKKLVNEQKELAQGFLANQKRAENLKDTSVLPDLCLSHTNQLMIMLNNHRKLLDIKKKCTTAKQELANNLQVRLKWCCYVMLHADQDGEKLQALLRLLTELVERVRVVEALSTVPQMYCLAVVEVVRRKMFVRHYREWAYALVKDGKQLYEAEKFKRETFGKLFRKSFLRNRLFRGLDAWPPTSFCTRKPRRFDDELPDISLDDLQYLKSCCPAEVQPFLMVPTMCDFEPLNRHVEKLHQLVQAAQSLDEMSQTITNLLSEQRVSCSQSSHRSNVLTPRSAETPPGLAATSKAPASLSLQGASSRPLHVPAPLEDLSPDSIDAQTFDFETIGHPNMDPVLQPGSLDLDSLAESPESDFMSAVNVFVIEDNLTSPNPISDPTSPEMMVESLYSSVINAIDNKRMQDTTTLEREKTRIAVLHQAMDNYRLAAEESHSNLRCLKDDLCRLRSQVLKEQNDFGFSLRSVSTEVRDMVDNICQALELELKEQHQSELVAVQQAYEKQVRVLTEDNQVNQSIVRDVQRAMLELEGLMERKEKELTHLEGDKVLWLEMESSLREKIKKSEELMSDRAAEHEKLLACRDSLKSQLENLHFEIERGQQKIRQELEAEAQLQLKELEDRMKVEHTAEVGNLKGDHQEALEHIAVDNMAKLKEIREHHNTALKEKDLQIKDLEVRFADLAELRCKVEMELALKETELDEARVLLEETKMQQAEAVSSQVAAETQVLKEELAKTKEELQVKNEEYEMDRAELKSLLKIEKDHCISELVDRHEKEMALLQSELSSLQQQAQDDDRSQAEQLQSLKRELDQQVSSLNEEKELQLRNFQELEQELRTMSSNLQAENKLLSKRLEEEGSDEALKMLQLKNKEMENRLSDRIRQLENELRERPLSGETALPVCTESPTDTPLSLDSASLQTQLELLERRKNEEIQNLKTSLIAEQQTNFNTVVTRERLKKEQIISELTEKLQNVTQQQEKDKALIETLSEDRASVMQEKKHLEEELNRLRSTTPVSSAIFTTHSSAHEVTGACSSELLADTDRLTSVATLTDDEHVDSAVEASMVTVHDNIFMSEEKQRILLLERTLHMKEEENKRLSQRLMSQSMSSVSSRHSDKIAIRDFQVGDLVLIILDERHDNYVLFTVGPTLYFLHSESLTALDLKPASGTSRRPWVLGKVMEKEYCQAKKAQNRFKVPLGTKFYRVKAVPWNRRV, from the exons ATGAAGTTGTATGTGTTCCAGGTTAACAATGGCAGCACACTGACATTTGACACCGATCTCGCTGTCCAAAC TGTCCTGGAGCTTAAACATGCCATCCAGGCTAAATATAAGATTGCAATTCAACATCAAATCCTTGTTGTCAATGGAGGGGAATGTATGGCTGCGGAGAGGCGTGTCTGCAGCTACAGTGCGGGCACT GAAACAAACCCCATATTCCTGTTCAACAAGGAGATGATCTTGTCTGACCGGGATCCAACAATCCCCAAAACCACCTTCTCCATTGAGAGTGAGATTCAGGTGAAGGTGGAAGAGTCGCTACTGATGCCAGCCGTCTTTCACACCGTTGCCTCTCGAACACAACTTGCTCTG GAAATGTATGAAGTTGCCAATAAGCTTAGTTCGTTCTGTGAACGCTTGGTTCATGATGAACACCTCCAGCACCAAGGATGGGCCGCCATCATGGCCAACCTGGACGACTGCACGCTGTCTTATCAGAAGCTACTGTTAAAATTTGACACTGCGTACTCGACATATCAGCACGACCTGGAGGAAATTAAGTTTAAACTCAcaaa ACTTGGGACAGCAGTCTCTGTGATGGCCAGGATCCCTCTGCTGGAATGTTTGACGAGACAAAGTCACAGAGAGCAGATGAAGAAATCCGCCTCCACAACGGAGAAAGATTCCGACGAgacggaagaagaaaaatccaCCGACTCTGTGCTATGTGCCCCCGCTTCACAGCAGGGCCACAAAGTACCAGGTTCTGCAGAGACGTCCAAGTGCGAAGGTGCTGGTGAACGGGACACGTGTCAAATGGCGCACAGCGGAGGGCTTAGGGCCGCGCTGCTGGATGAAGACATCCCCACGCTCGGCCATGTGCCCCAATTCAATGTCACGCTCTTGGACTGGATCAATGTGCAGGATCGACCTAATGATGTAGAGTCTGTTGTAAGGAAATGCTTTGAGTCCATCAACAGG CTTGACCCACGGATCATTCAACCCTTCCTGGCAGACTGTCGCGACACCATCGCCAAGCTGgataatcaaaacatgaaagcCATCAAGGGGCTGGAGGACCGGCTGTACGCTCTCGACCAGATGATCGCAAGCTGCAAGAAGTTGGTCAATGAACAAAAAGAACTTGCTCAG GGatttttagccaatcagaagcggGCTGAAAACCTGAAGGACACATCTGTTCTGCCCGACCTGTGTCTGAGTCACACCAACCAGCTGATGATCATGTTGAACAACCACAGGAAGCTGCTGGACATCAAAAAGAAGTGCACCACTGCCAAACAGGAGCTTGCAAACAACCTACAAGTCCGACTCAA ATGGTGCTGCTATGTGATGCTCCATGCAGACCAGGATGGTGAGAAGCTTCAAGCTCTCCTCCGACTCCTCACCGAGCTCGTGGAAAGGGTGCGTGTGGTGGAAGCCCTCAGTACAGTCCCCCAGATGTACTGCTTGGCGGTGGTGGAAGTCGTCCGTAGGAAAATGTTCGTACGACACTATAGAGAG tggGCTTATGCACTTGTGAAAGATGGCAAACAACTGTACGAGGCGGAGAAGTTCAAAAGGGAGACGTTCGGGAAACTCTTCA gaaAGTCCTTCCTCCGAAATCGCTTGTTTCGAGGGCTTGATGCGTGGCCTCCGACATCATTTTGT ACACGGAAACCTCGAAGATTTGATGATGAACTTCCAGACATCTCCCTTGATGACTTGCAATACTTGAAGTCGTGTTGTCCTGCGGAGGTGCAGCCTTTCCTCAT GGTGCCGACGATGTGTGACTTTGAGCCCTTGAATCGGCACGTGGAGAAGCTCCATCAGCTGGTCCAAGCTGCACAGAGTTTGGACGAGATGTCTCAAACTATCACTAACCTGCTGAGTGAACAAAGG gtaTCATGTAGCCAGAGCTCGCACAGGTCAAACGTGTTGACGCCGAGGTCTGCAGAGACCCCACCTGGGCTGGCCGCAACCTCCAAAGCTCCCGCCTCTCTCAGCCTTCAAGGAGCCAGCTCTCGTCCGCTACACGTTCCCGCCCCTTTAGAAGACCTTTCTCCGGACAGCATTGACGCGCAGACGTTTGACTTTGAAACCATCGGCCATCCCAACATGGATCCCGTCCTGCAACCTGGCTCCCTGGACCTGGATTCCCTGGCGGAGAGCCCAGAGTCCGACTTCATGTCCGCCGTCAATGTATTTGTGATAGAGGATAACCTAACCTCCCCGAACCCCATCAGTGACCCGACCAGCCCCGAAATGATGGTGGAATCTTTGTACTCGTCCGTCATCAACGCCATCGACAACAAGCGCATGCAGGACACCACAACGCTGGAGAGGGAGAAGACCAGAATTGCCGTGCTCCATCAAGCGATGGACAACTATCGATTGGCTGCGGAGGAGTCCCACTCCAACTTGAGGTGTTTAAAGGACGACTTGTGTCGCTTGCGAAGTCAGGTCTTGAAAGAACAAAACGACTTTGGCTTTTCCCTGAGGAGTGTAAGCACAGAGGTTCGCGACATGGTGGACAACATCTGCCAGGCGCTTGAACTGGAGCTTAAAGAGCAGCACCAGAGCGAGCTAGTCGCTGTTCAGCAAGCGTATGAGAAGCAGGTTCGCGTGCTAACAGAGGACAACCAAGTCAACCAGAGCATCGTGCGAGATGTGCAGCGAGCCATGCTGGAGCTTGAGGGGCTGATGGAGCGCAAAGAAAAAGAACTCACCCACCTGGAGGGTGACAAGGTGCTTTGGCTCGAAATGGAGAGCAGCCTGAGAGAGAAGATCAAGAAGTCGGAGGAGCTGATGAGCGATCGAGCTGCGGAGCACGAGAAGCTCTTGGCTTGCAGAGACTCTCTGAAAAGTCAGCTGGAGAATTTGCATTTCGAGATCGAACGTGGCCAGCAGAAGATCAGGCAGGAGCTGGAGGCTGAGGCGCAGTTGCAGTTGAAGGAGCTTGAGGATAGAATGAAGGTGGAACATACAGCAGAAGTGGGTAACCTCAAAGGGGATCATCAGGAGGCTTTGGAACACATTGCTGTTGACAACATGGCTAAGCTAAAGGAGATAAGAGAACACCATAACACTGCTCTGAAAGAGAAAGACCTTCAAATAAAAGACCTGGAGGTTCGCTTTGCCGATCTTGCAGAACTGCGTTGCAAAGTGGAGATGGAGTTGGCTCTCAAAGAAACAGAATTAGATGAGGCGAGGGTCCTCCTGGAGGAGACAAAGATGCAGCAGGCCGAGGCAGTGAGCTCCCAGGTAGCAGCGGAGACGCAAGTACTCAAAGAAGAGCTTGCAAAGACCAAAGAAGAGTTACAGGTGAAAAATGAGGAGTACGAGATGGACAGAGCCGAGCTGAAGAGCCTCTTGAAGATTGAGAAGGACCACTGCATATCGGAGCTGGTGGACAGACATGAGAAGGAGATGGCGCTTTTGCAAAGCGAGCTATCCTCCCTGCAGCAGCAGGCCCAGGATGATGACAGGAGCCAAGCCGAGCAGCTACAGAGCCTCAAACGAGAGTTGGACCAGCAGGTGTCTTCTCTAAATGAAGAAAAGGAGCTGCAGTTGAGGAATTTTCAAGAACTGGAGCAAGAGTTGAGGACTATGAGCAGTAATCTGCAGGcagaaaacaaacttttaagtAAAAGACTAGAGGAGGAAGGCTCAGATGAGGCTTTGAAGATGTTGCAGCTGAAAAATAAGGAGATGGAAAACAGACTATCTGACAGGATTCGACAACTTGAAAATGAGCTTCGAGAAAGGCCGTTATCGGG TGAGACAGCGCTACCAGTGTGCACCGAGAGCCCCACAGATACACCTCTCTCTCTGGACTCGGCTTCCCTGCAGACACAGCTGGAGCTCCTGGAGAGGAGGAAGAATGAGGAGATCCAGAACCTCAAGACCTCCTTGATAGCAGAACAACAG ACAAACTTCAACACTGTTGTGACGCGTGAAAGGCTGAAGAAGGAGCAGATCATCAGTGAGCTCACAGAGAAGCTGCAGAATGTCACTCAACAGCAGGAAAAGGACAAAG CTTTGATAGAGACTCTCTCTGAGGACCGAGCCAGCGTGATGCAGGAGAAGAAGCACCTGGAAGAGGAGCTGAACCGCCTGCGTAGCACCACTCCAGTTTCCTCGGCCATCTTCACCACCCACTCGTCGGCGCACGAGGTCACCGGAGCGTGTTCCTCCGAGCTCCTGGCCGATACCGACAGACTGACCTCTGTGGCCACCTTGACGGACGATGAGCATGTCGACTCTGCAGTGGAGGCCAGCATGGTGACAGTCCA tgATAACATCTTCATGTCAGAGGAAAAGCAGAGGATACTCTTACTTGAGAGg ACGTTACACATGAAGGAGGAAGAGAACAAGCGCCTCAGTCAAAGACTG ATGTCTCAAAGCATGTCTTCAGTGTCCTCGCGGCATTCTGACAAAATCGCCATTAGAGA TTTTCAGGTAGGCGATTTGGTTCTCATCATCCTGGATGAAAGACACGACAACTACGTGCTGTTCACCGTTGGCCCCACGCTCTACTTCCTGCACTCTGAGTCGCTCACTGCGCTCGACCTCAAACCGG CCTCGGGGACGTCAAGGCGGCCGTGGGTGCTCGGAAAAGTGATGGAGAAGGAGTATTGCCAGGCTAAAAAG GCCCAGAACAGATTCAAGGTTCCTCTAGGAACCAAATTCTACAGAGTCAAAGCTGTTCCGTGGAACAGAAGAGTTTAA